A portion of the Echeneis naucrates chromosome 5, fEcheNa1.1, whole genome shotgun sequence genome contains these proteins:
- the stx16 gene encoding syntaxin-16 isoform X3 — MATRRLTDAFLLMRNNAIQNRQIMAEQELDELADDRMALVSGISLDPEAAIGVTKKLPPKWVEGVDEIQYEITRVRQKMKELALLHDKHMNRPTLDDSSEEEHAIEITTQEITQMFHRCQRAVTGLQSRCGHCTEQEERLLRNVVSSLAQSLQELSTNFRHTQSSYLKRMKNREERSKHFFGSGPLMEEDEDLALYDKGFTDDQLMLVEQNTVMVEEREREIRQIVQSISDLNEIFRDLAGMVVEQGTVLDRIDFNVEQACVKTEDGLKQLQKAEQYQKKNRKMLVILILFVIVIVLIIILFGTKF, encoded by the exons ATGGCCACTAGGCGTCTGACCGATGCCTTCTTGTTAATGCGGAACAATGCAATCCAAAACCGGCAGATAATGGCTGAGCAA GAGCTTGATGAG TTGGCTGATGATCGAATGGCCCTGGTGTCAGGAATTAGTCTGGACCCTGAAGCTGCCATTGGAGTCACCAAGAAACTGCCCCCCAAATGGGTAGAAGGAGTTGATGAG ATCCAATATGAAATCACACGAGTTCGGCAGAAGATGAAAGAGCTGGCCTTACTTCACGACAAGCACATGAATCGTCCCACACTGGATGACAGTAGTGAAGAGGAACATGCCATAGAAATCACTACCCAGGAGATCACACAA ATGTTCCACCGATGCCAGCGTGCTGTGACAGGTTTGCAGTCTCGTTGTGGCCACTGcactgagcaggaggagagacTTTTGAGAAATGTGGTGTCATCTCTGGCACAGAGTCTTCAGGAGCTGTCCACCAATTTCAGGCACACACAGTCAAGCTACTTAAAAC GTATGAAGAATCGTGAGGAGAGATCAAAGCACTTTTTTGGTTCAGGACCTTTaatggaggaggatgaagatttAGCTCTATATGACAAG GGCTTCACAGATGACCAGTTAATGCTGGTGGAACAAAACACAGTTATGGTTGAAGAACGAGAGCGGGAGATCCGACAAATAGTGCAATCCATCTCAGATCTGAATGAGATCTTCCGGGACTTAGCTGGAATGGTGGTTGAACAG GGCACTGTGCTTGATCGAATTGACTTCAATGTGGAGCAGGCTTGTGTTAAAACAGAAGATGGACTGAAACAGTTACAAaag GCAGAACAGtatcagaagaaaaacagaaagatgcTGGTCATTTTGATTCTCTTTGTCATAGTCATCGTTctaattattattctttttggAACAAAGTTTTAG
- the stx16 gene encoding syntaxin-16 isoform X4: protein MATRRLTDAFLLMRNNAIQNRQIMAEQLADDRMALVSGISLDPEAAIGVTKKLPPKWVEGVDEIQYEITRVRQKMKELALLHDKHMNRPTLDDSSEEEHAIEITTQEITQMFHRCQRAVTGLQSRCGHCTEQEERLLRNVVSSLAQSLQELSTNFRHTQSSYLKRMKNREERSKHFFGSGPLMEEDEDLALYDKGFTDDQLMLVEQNTVMVEEREREIRQIVQSISDLNEIFRDLAGMVVEQGTVLDRIDFNVEQACVKTEDGLKQLQKAEQYQKKNRKMLVILILFVIVIVLIIILFGTKF, encoded by the exons ATGGCCACTAGGCGTCTGACCGATGCCTTCTTGTTAATGCGGAACAATGCAATCCAAAACCGGCAGATAATGGCTGAGCAA TTGGCTGATGATCGAATGGCCCTGGTGTCAGGAATTAGTCTGGACCCTGAAGCTGCCATTGGAGTCACCAAGAAACTGCCCCCCAAATGGGTAGAAGGAGTTGATGAG ATCCAATATGAAATCACACGAGTTCGGCAGAAGATGAAAGAGCTGGCCTTACTTCACGACAAGCACATGAATCGTCCCACACTGGATGACAGTAGTGAAGAGGAACATGCCATAGAAATCACTACCCAGGAGATCACACAA ATGTTCCACCGATGCCAGCGTGCTGTGACAGGTTTGCAGTCTCGTTGTGGCCACTGcactgagcaggaggagagacTTTTGAGAAATGTGGTGTCATCTCTGGCACAGAGTCTTCAGGAGCTGTCCACCAATTTCAGGCACACACAGTCAAGCTACTTAAAAC GTATGAAGAATCGTGAGGAGAGATCAAAGCACTTTTTTGGTTCAGGACCTTTaatggaggaggatgaagatttAGCTCTATATGACAAG GGCTTCACAGATGACCAGTTAATGCTGGTGGAACAAAACACAGTTATGGTTGAAGAACGAGAGCGGGAGATCCGACAAATAGTGCAATCCATCTCAGATCTGAATGAGATCTTCCGGGACTTAGCTGGAATGGTGGTTGAACAG GGCACTGTGCTTGATCGAATTGACTTCAATGTGGAGCAGGCTTGTGTTAAAACAGAAGATGGACTGAAACAGTTACAAaag GCAGAACAGtatcagaagaaaaacagaaagatgcTGGTCATTTTGATTCTCTTTGTCATAGTCATCGTTctaattattattctttttggAACAAAGTTTTAG
- the LOC115043412 gene encoding EEF1A lysine methyltransferase 3 isoform X2 yields MSRTGEEDDPFPADDGLFADTFSLEDRYNVCGEELKIRQLFGAKLGVAAPVWEAGLQLCRYLGAQAAQLGGKRIIELGAGTGVVGILAARLGAAVTLTDLPLALPQIQANISANVPSTGWPSPPTVLPLSWGEDHLNFPSNWDLVLCADIVYLPETYPLLMETLAHLAKNGAVVYLSSKMRKEHGTPGFYEERLPRRFNVELLHRDDQQNINIYGASLRTDQQKQAWDQDQLLY; encoded by the exons ATGAGTCGTACCGGGGAAGAAGACGACCCGTTCCCGGCGGACGACGGTCTGTTCGCCGACACCTTTTCCCTGGAAGATCGGTACAATGTGTGCGGCGAGGAGCTGAAGATCAGGCAGCTGTTCGGGGCCAAGCTCGGCGTGGCCGCTCCGGTCTGGGAAGCT GGTCTGCAGTTGTGTCGGTACCTGGGGGCCCAGGCTGCCCAGCTGGGGGGGAAGCGGATCATCGAGCTGGGAGCGGGGACCGGAGTGGTCGGCATCCTGGCAGCCCGCCTCG GAGCAGCTGTGACCCTCACTGACCTCCCACTGGCACTCCCACAGATCCAGGCCAACATCTCGGCCAACGTGCCCTCCACTGGTTGGCCTTCTCCCCCCACCGTGCTCCCTCTGTCCTGGGGTGAGGACCACTTGAACTTCCCGTCCAACTGGGATCTGGTGCTTTGTGCAGATATAGTTTATCTGCCAGAGACGTATCCACTGCTGATGGAGACGCTGGCTCATCTGGCCAAGAATGGTGCTGTGGTGTATCTCTCGTCCAAGATGCGGAAGGAGCACGGGACCCCGGGTTTCTATGAGGAGCGTCTGCCAAGAAGATTTAATGTGGAGCTTTTGCACCGTGATGACCAACAAAACATCAATATCTATGGGGCATCTCTAAGAACAGACCAGCAGAAGCAGGCCTGGGACCAGGATCAGTTACTCTACTGA
- the stx16 gene encoding syntaxin-16 isoform X1: protein MATRRLTDAFLLMRNNAIQNRQIMAEQVSTYDPRLSTRSNAAELDELADDRMALVSGISLDPEAAIGVTKKLPPKWVEGVDEIQYEITRVRQKMKELALLHDKHMNRPTLDDSSEEEHAIEITTQEITQMFHRCQRAVTGLQSRCGHCTEQEERLLRNVVSSLAQSLQELSTNFRHTQSSYLKRMKNREERSKHFFGSGPLMEEDEDLALYDKGFTDDQLMLVEQNTVMVEEREREIRQIVQSISDLNEIFRDLAGMVVEQGTVLDRIDFNVEQACVKTEDGLKQLQKAEQYQKKNRKMLVILILFVIVIVLIIILFGTKF, encoded by the exons ATGGCCACTAGGCGTCTGACCGATGCCTTCTTGTTAATGCGGAACAATGCAATCCAAAACCGGCAGATAATGGCTGAGCAAGTGAGTACATACGACCCCCGTCTGAGTACACGTAGCAATGCTGCG GAGCTTGATGAG TTGGCTGATGATCGAATGGCCCTGGTGTCAGGAATTAGTCTGGACCCTGAAGCTGCCATTGGAGTCACCAAGAAACTGCCCCCCAAATGGGTAGAAGGAGTTGATGAG ATCCAATATGAAATCACACGAGTTCGGCAGAAGATGAAAGAGCTGGCCTTACTTCACGACAAGCACATGAATCGTCCCACACTGGATGACAGTAGTGAAGAGGAACATGCCATAGAAATCACTACCCAGGAGATCACACAA ATGTTCCACCGATGCCAGCGTGCTGTGACAGGTTTGCAGTCTCGTTGTGGCCACTGcactgagcaggaggagagacTTTTGAGAAATGTGGTGTCATCTCTGGCACAGAGTCTTCAGGAGCTGTCCACCAATTTCAGGCACACACAGTCAAGCTACTTAAAAC GTATGAAGAATCGTGAGGAGAGATCAAAGCACTTTTTTGGTTCAGGACCTTTaatggaggaggatgaagatttAGCTCTATATGACAAG GGCTTCACAGATGACCAGTTAATGCTGGTGGAACAAAACACAGTTATGGTTGAAGAACGAGAGCGGGAGATCCGACAAATAGTGCAATCCATCTCAGATCTGAATGAGATCTTCCGGGACTTAGCTGGAATGGTGGTTGAACAG GGCACTGTGCTTGATCGAATTGACTTCAATGTGGAGCAGGCTTGTGTTAAAACAGAAGATGGACTGAAACAGTTACAAaag GCAGAACAGtatcagaagaaaaacagaaagatgcTGGTCATTTTGATTCTCTTTGTCATAGTCATCGTTctaattattattctttttggAACAAAGTTTTAG
- the LOC115043412 gene encoding EEF1A lysine methyltransferase 3 isoform X1, with product MSRTGEEDDPFPADDGLFADTFSLEDRYNVCGEELKIRQLFGAKLGVAAPVWEAVREPVFQTSRSELCVHCCCFCPQGLQLCRYLGAQAAQLGGKRIIELGAGTGVVGILAARLGAAVTLTDLPLALPQIQANISANVPSTGWPSPPTVLPLSWGEDHLNFPSNWDLVLCADIVYLPETYPLLMETLAHLAKNGAVVYLSSKMRKEHGTPGFYEERLPRRFNVELLHRDDQQNINIYGASLRTDQQKQAWDQDQLLY from the exons ATGAGTCGTACCGGGGAAGAAGACGACCCGTTCCCGGCGGACGACGGTCTGTTCGCCGACACCTTTTCCCTGGAAGATCGGTACAATGTGTGCGGCGAGGAGCTGAAGATCAGGCAGCTGTTCGGGGCCAAGCTCGGCGTGGCCGCTCCGGTCTGGGAAGCTGTAAGAGAGCCTGTTTTTCAAACGAGTCGGTCCGAGTTGTGTgtccattgttgttgtttttgtccacaGGGTCTGCAGTTGTGTCGGTACCTGGGGGCCCAGGCTGCCCAGCTGGGGGGGAAGCGGATCATCGAGCTGGGAGCGGGGACCGGAGTGGTCGGCATCCTGGCAGCCCGCCTCG GAGCAGCTGTGACCCTCACTGACCTCCCACTGGCACTCCCACAGATCCAGGCCAACATCTCGGCCAACGTGCCCTCCACTGGTTGGCCTTCTCCCCCCACCGTGCTCCCTCTGTCCTGGGGTGAGGACCACTTGAACTTCCCGTCCAACTGGGATCTGGTGCTTTGTGCAGATATAGTTTATCTGCCAGAGACGTATCCACTGCTGATGGAGACGCTGGCTCATCTGGCCAAGAATGGTGCTGTGGTGTATCTCTCGTCCAAGATGCGGAAGGAGCACGGGACCCCGGGTTTCTATGAGGAGCGTCTGCCAAGAAGATTTAATGTGGAGCTTTTGCACCGTGATGACCAACAAAACATCAATATCTATGGGGCATCTCTAAGAACAGACCAGCAGAAGCAGGCCTGGGACCAGGATCAGTTACTCTACTGA
- the stx16 gene encoding syntaxin-16 isoform X2 — translation MATRRLTDAFLLMRNNAIQNRQIMAEQVSTYDPRLSTRSNAALADDRMALVSGISLDPEAAIGVTKKLPPKWVEGVDEIQYEITRVRQKMKELALLHDKHMNRPTLDDSSEEEHAIEITTQEITQMFHRCQRAVTGLQSRCGHCTEQEERLLRNVVSSLAQSLQELSTNFRHTQSSYLKRMKNREERSKHFFGSGPLMEEDEDLALYDKGFTDDQLMLVEQNTVMVEEREREIRQIVQSISDLNEIFRDLAGMVVEQGTVLDRIDFNVEQACVKTEDGLKQLQKAEQYQKKNRKMLVILILFVIVIVLIIILFGTKF, via the exons ATGGCCACTAGGCGTCTGACCGATGCCTTCTTGTTAATGCGGAACAATGCAATCCAAAACCGGCAGATAATGGCTGAGCAAGTGAGTACATACGACCCCCGTCTGAGTACACGTAGCAATGCTGCG TTGGCTGATGATCGAATGGCCCTGGTGTCAGGAATTAGTCTGGACCCTGAAGCTGCCATTGGAGTCACCAAGAAACTGCCCCCCAAATGGGTAGAAGGAGTTGATGAG ATCCAATATGAAATCACACGAGTTCGGCAGAAGATGAAAGAGCTGGCCTTACTTCACGACAAGCACATGAATCGTCCCACACTGGATGACAGTAGTGAAGAGGAACATGCCATAGAAATCACTACCCAGGAGATCACACAA ATGTTCCACCGATGCCAGCGTGCTGTGACAGGTTTGCAGTCTCGTTGTGGCCACTGcactgagcaggaggagagacTTTTGAGAAATGTGGTGTCATCTCTGGCACAGAGTCTTCAGGAGCTGTCCACCAATTTCAGGCACACACAGTCAAGCTACTTAAAAC GTATGAAGAATCGTGAGGAGAGATCAAAGCACTTTTTTGGTTCAGGACCTTTaatggaggaggatgaagatttAGCTCTATATGACAAG GGCTTCACAGATGACCAGTTAATGCTGGTGGAACAAAACACAGTTATGGTTGAAGAACGAGAGCGGGAGATCCGACAAATAGTGCAATCCATCTCAGATCTGAATGAGATCTTCCGGGACTTAGCTGGAATGGTGGTTGAACAG GGCACTGTGCTTGATCGAATTGACTTCAATGTGGAGCAGGCTTGTGTTAAAACAGAAGATGGACTGAAACAGTTACAAaag GCAGAACAGtatcagaagaaaaacagaaagatgcTGGTCATTTTGATTCTCTTTGTCATAGTCATCGTTctaattattattctttttggAACAAAGTTTTAG